The proteins below come from a single Deltaproteobacteria bacterium genomic window:
- a CDS encoding peptidoglycan DD-metalloendopeptidase family protein, with protein sequence MTTRAAVALRLIVIAAIICVCAGDALTQPAPTPIPTTESLDAWRARVNAAIKAETSVLREIYRVESSEFQALRQLQVAEQQIANIETRLAESEREMAYLDTEADRLRRLLGVRLRYMNRLGRANLARMLFESETISIFLRRWRGIKFVVENDRRLTMSYRLRRDELRHHQDRMFEDRRQLESLRVQRQTSTLEAQLERQKRMILLDEIRRDRAISERAGRELDQIREENEPMLTRELTPGEGGPPAGPADAGGPLILDFATLRGYLKRPVAGPVVRGFGPIRNEALGTVTRSNGIDILASEGTPVIAAADGSVRYAGEFLGYGRVVIIDHGDRYHTMYGHLDRVLCEKGQVVRGGAAIGTVGATGSLSGPQLHFEIRYKGVAVDPMPWFGTAP encoded by the coding sequence ATGACGACGCGGGCTGCCGTCGCACTCCGCCTGATCGTCATCGCGGCGATCATTTGCGTTTGCGCGGGCGACGCCCTCACGCAGCCCGCCCCGACACCGATCCCGACCACCGAGTCCCTCGACGCTTGGCGCGCGCGCGTGAACGCGGCGATCAAGGCCGAGACCTCGGTCCTGCGCGAGATCTACCGCGTCGAGTCGTCGGAGTTTCAGGCCCTTCGCCAGCTTCAGGTCGCGGAGCAACAGATCGCGAACATCGAGACGCGCCTCGCCGAGTCCGAACGCGAGATGGCGTACTTAGACACCGAAGCCGATCGCTTGCGACGGTTGCTCGGAGTGCGTTTGCGGTACATGAACCGACTGGGCCGCGCGAATCTCGCCCGCATGCTCTTCGAGTCGGAGACAATTTCCATATTTTTACGCCGGTGGCGGGGAATCAAGTTCGTTGTCGAGAACGATCGCCGATTGACGATGTCATACCGCCTGCGACGCGACGAACTGCGTCACCATCAGGACCGGATGTTCGAAGATCGACGACAACTCGAATCGCTTCGCGTTCAACGTCAGACGAGCACCCTCGAGGCGCAGCTCGAACGGCAAAAACGCATGATCCTGCTCGACGAGATCCGGCGCGACCGGGCGATTTCCGAGCGCGCCGGGCGCGAGCTCGATCAGATTCGCGAGGAGAACGAGCCGATGCTCACGCGCGAGTTGACGCCCGGCGAAGGCGGTCCGCCTGCGGGACCGGCGGACGCGGGTGGTCCGCTGATCCTTGACTTTGCGACCCTTCGCGGCTACCTGAAGCGCCCGGTCGCAGGACCCGTGGTTCGCGGTTTCGGCCCAATCCGCAACGAAGCGCTGGGCACCGTGACACGCAGCAACGGGATTGATATTCTGGCGAGTGAAGGAACACCGGTGATCGCGGCGGCGGACGGCAGCGTCCGTTACGCGGGAGAGTTTCTGGGGTACGGTCGGGTGGTCATCATCGACCACGGCGACCGATACCACACCATGTATGGTCATCTGGACCGGGTTCTGTGCGAAAAAGGCCAAGTGGTGCGGGGAGGCGCGGCGATCGGCACAGTGGGTGCCACCGGAAGCCTCTCCGGGCCGCAACTGCATTTCGAGATCAGATACAAAGGGGTCGCCGTCGATCCCATGCCGTGGTTCGGCACGGCGCCCTAG
- a CDS encoding ABC transporter permease has product MVGGARIAFFARQAASNIRGEALATALSVAVVAISFLIFGAFVLLGQNMSGFFEHFAGQVQMVVYLRDDVSAAQIEDLSNALRAEPGVDTVSYLSSAAALERLRRDLLDAPEFLEGITESPIPASLEVAFRADFAERPNLRPVADRYRGRPGVASVDSGDEFSDAFAQVLAAIWAGGSVVAVFLMLSAVFIVANTIRLTIIRRRGEIENMRLVGATNAFVNAPFLIEGTFVGFVGAALAVGIQYVLYRLVALPAIINASVLSVLTGFDPSFLSSTLVFAGPALGAFVGLLGAQMSVGRYLKPS; this is encoded by the coding sequence ATGGTAGGCGGCGCCCGCATCGCGTTCTTCGCGCGCCAGGCGGCGTCGAATATCCGCGGCGAGGCTCTCGCGACGGCGCTCTCGGTCGCGGTCGTCGCCATCAGCTTCCTCATTTTCGGAGCGTTCGTCCTGCTCGGCCAGAACATGTCGGGGTTCTTCGAGCACTTCGCCGGGCAGGTGCAGATGGTCGTCTACCTGCGCGACGACGTCTCGGCCGCGCAGATCGAAGACCTCTCGAATGCGCTGCGCGCCGAGCCCGGCGTCGATACGGTCTCGTATCTGAGTTCCGCCGCCGCGCTGGAGCGACTGCGCCGCGATCTGCTCGACGCACCGGAGTTTCTCGAAGGCATCACCGAAAGCCCGATCCCCGCGTCGCTGGAGGTCGCATTTCGGGCCGATTTCGCCGAGCGGCCGAACCTGCGCCCCGTCGCCGATCGTTATCGCGGTCGACCGGGCGTGGCGTCGGTGGACTCGGGCGACGAGTTTTCCGACGCCTTCGCGCAGGTGCTCGCGGCGATCTGGGCCGGCGGATCGGTGGTCGCGGTCTTCCTCATGCTCTCCGCCGTTTTCATCGTCGCCAACACGATTCGCCTGACGATCATCCGGCGACGCGGCGAGATCGAGAACATGCGTCTCGTCGGCGCCACCAACGCCTTCGTCAACGCGCCGTTCCTCATCGAAGGCACGTTCGTCGGCTTCGTCGGCGCGGCGCTCGCGGTCGGTATCCAGTATGTGCTCTACCGGCTCGTCGCCCTGCCCGCCATCATCAATGCCTCCGTCCTGTCCGTGTTGACGGGATTCGACCCGAGTTTCCTGTCGTCCACGCTCGTCTTCGCGGGACCCGCGCTCGGAGCGTTTGTCGGCCTGCTTGGCGCTCAGATGTCCGTCGGGCGCTATCTGAAGCCGTCATGA